A region from the Lolium perenne isolate Kyuss_39 chromosome 4, Kyuss_2.0, whole genome shotgun sequence genome encodes:
- the LOC127295752 gene encoding 26S proteasome regulatory subunit 4 homolog, with amino-acid sequence MGQGASGGLGKQGGLPGDRKPGDGAAGDKKEKKFEPPAAPSRVGRKQRKQRGPEAAARLPPVAPLSKCRLRLLKLERVKDYLLMEEEYVASQERLKPSEDKTEEDRSKVDDLRGTPMSVGSLEEIIDETHGIVSSSTGPEYYVSILSFVDKDQLEPGCSILMHNKVLSVVGILQDEVDPMVSVMKVEKAPLESYADIGGLDAQIQEIKEAVELPLTHPELYEDIGIRPPKGVILYGEPGTGKTLLAKAVANSTSATFLRVVGSELIQKYLGEGPKLVRELFRVADDLSPSIVFIDEIDAVGTKRYDANSGGEREIQRTMLELLNQLDGFDSRGDVKVILATNRIESLDPALLRPGRIDRKIEFPLPDIKTRRRIFLIHTAKMTLAEDVNLEEFVMTKDEFSGADIKAICTEAGLLALRERRMKVTHADFKKAKEKVMFKKKEGVPEGLYM; translated from the exons ATGGGGCAGGGCGCTTCCGGCGGCCTGGGGAAGCAGGGCGGCCTCCCCGGTGACCGGAAGCCTGGCGACGGCGCCGCCGGCGACAAGAAGGAGAAGAAGTTCGAGCCCcccgccgcgccgtcgcgcgTGGGGCGCAAGCAGCGGAAGCAGAGGGgccccgaggcggcggcgcggctgcCCCCCGTGGCGCCGCTCTCCAagtgccgcctccgcctcctcaaGCTGGAGCGCGTCAAGGACTACCTCCTCATGGAGGAGGAGTACGTCGCGAGCCAGGAGCGGCTCAAGCCCAGCGAAGACAAGACGGAGGAGGATCGATCCAAGGTCGACGACCTCCGCGGCACCCCCATGAGcgtcggctcgctcgaggagatcATCGACGAGACCCACGGGATCGTCTCGTCCTCCACCGGGCCCGAGTACTACGTCAGCATCCTCTCCTTCGTCGACAAGGACCAGCTGGAGCCGGGATGCTCCATACTGATGCATAACAAG GTTCTCTCGGTGGTCGGAATTTTGCAAGATGAAGTTGATCCTATGGTTTCTGTCATGAAAGTTGAAAAGGCACCTTTGGAGTCTTATGCTGACATTGGTGGTTTAGATGCTCAAATTCAAGAGATCAAAGAGGCAGTTGAACTTCCCTTGACACACCCTGAGCTATATGAGGACATTGGAATCAGGCCTCCTAAGGGTGTCATACTGTACGGGGAGCCTGGAACAGGGAAAACTCTACTTGCAAAG GCTGTTGCCAATTCTACATCAGCAACATTCTTGCGTGTTGTTGGGAGTGAATTGATTCAAAAGTACCTTGGTGAGGGCCCCAAGCTTGTAAGGGAACTATTTAGGGTGGCTGATGATCTATCTCCTTCAATTGTCTTTATTGATGAGATTGATGCAGTTGGAACAAAGAG GTATGATGCTAATTCCGGAGGTGAGCGAGAGATTCAAAGGACCATGTTGGAGTTGTTGAATCAGCTGGATGGTTTTGATTCAAGAGGAGATGTTAAAGTTATTCTAGCAACAAACCGCATTGAGAGCCTTGACCCAGCCTTGCTTCGGCCAGGTCGAATAGACAGAAAGATTGAGTTTCCTTTGCCAGATATTAAAACCAGGCGGCGCATCTTCCTG ATTCACACAGCTAAGATGACATTGGCAGAAGATGTGAACTTGGAAGAGTTTGTGATGACCAAAGATGAGTTTTCTGGTGCTGACATCAAAGCAATCTGTACTGAAGCTGGGTTGCTTGCCTTGAGAGAGCGCAGGATGAAG GTAACACATGCCGacttcaagaaggccaaagagaaGGTCATGTTCAAGAAGAAGGAAGGTGTACCGGAGGGGCTTTACATGTGA